Proteins from a single region of Orcinus orca chromosome 20, mOrcOrc1.1, whole genome shotgun sequence:
- the MAF gene encoding LOW QUALITY PROTEIN: transcription factor Maf (The sequence of the model RefSeq protein was modified relative to this genomic sequence to represent the inferred CDS: deleted 2 bases in 1 codon) produces the protein MASELAMSNSDLPTSPLAMEYVNDFDLMKFEVKKEPVETDRIISQCGRLIAGGSLSSTPMSTPCSSVPPSPSFSAPSPGSGSEQKAHLEDYYWMTGYPQQLNPEALGFSPEDAVEALISNSHQLQGGFDGYARGAQQLASAAGAGAGASLGGSGEEMGPAAAVVSAVIAAAAAQSGAGPHYHHHHHHHAAGHHHHPTAGAPGAAGSASASAGGAGGSGGGGPASAGGGGGGGGGGGGGGGGGGAAGAGGALHPHHAAGGLHFDDRFSDEQLVTMSVRELNRQLRGVSKEEVIRLKQKRRTLKNRGYAQSCRFKRVQQRHVLESEKNQLLQQVDHLKQEISRLVRERDAYKEKYEKLVSSGFRENGSSSDNPSSPEFFITEPTHRLEPSVGYTTFWKPQRHVLTRVFTK, from the exons ATGGCATCAGAACTGGCAATGAGCAACTCCGACCTGCCCACCAGTCCCCTGGCCATGGAATATGTTAATGACTTCGATCTGATGAAGTTTGAAGTGAAAAAGGAACCGGTGGAGACCGACCGCATCATCAGCCAGTGTGGCCGTCTCATCGCCGGGGGCTCGCTGTCCTCCACCCCCATGAGCACGCCGTGCAGCTCGgtgcccccttcccccagcttctCGGCGCCCAGCCCGGGCTCGGGCAGCGAGCAGAAGGCGCACCTGGAAGACTACTACTGGATGACCGGCTACCCGCAGCAGCTGAACCCCGAGGCGCTGGGCTTCAGCCCCGAGGACGCGGTCGAGGCGCTCATCAGCAACAGCCACCAGCTCCAGGGCGGCTTCGATGGCTACGCGCGCGGGGCGCAGCAGCTGGCCTCGGCGGCCGGGGCCGGCGCCGGCGCCTCCCTGGGCGGCAGCGGCGAGGAGATGGGCCCCGCCGCCGCCGTGGTGTCCGCCGTGATCGCCGCGGCCGCCGCGCAGAGCGGCGCGGGCCcgcactaccaccaccaccaccaccaccacgccgCCGGCCACCACCATCACCCGACGGCCGGCGCGCCCGGCGCCGCGGGCAGCGCGTCCGCCTCGGCCGGTGGCGCGGGCGGCTCGGGCGGCGGCGGCCCGGCCAGcgccgggggcggcggcggcggaggcggcggcggcggcggcggcggcggcggcgggggcgcggcgggggcggggggcgcccTGCACCCGCACCACGCCGCCGGCGGCCTGCACTTCGACGACCGCTTCTCCGACGAGCAGCTGGTGACCATGTCGGTGCGCGAGCTGAACCGGCAGCTGCGCGGGGTCAGCAAGGAGGAGGTGATCCGGCTGAAGCAGAAGAGGCGGACCCTGAAAAACCGCGGCTATGCCCAGTCCTGCCGCTTCAAGAGGGTGCAGCAGAGGCACGTCCTGGAGTCCGAGAAGAACCAGCTGCTGCAGCAGGTCGACCACCTCAAGCAGGAGATCTCCAGGCTGGTGCGCGAGAGGGACGCGTACAAGGAGAAATACGAGAAGCTGGTGAGCAGCGGCTTCCGAGAAAACGGCTCGAGCAGCGACAACCCGTCCTCTCCCGAGTTTTTCAT AACTGAGCCCACTCACAGGTTGGAGCCGTCGGtgggatacaccacattttggaAG CCACAGCGTCATGTGCTTACCCGTGTGTTCACAAAATGA